A single window of Vigna unguiculata cultivar IT97K-499-35 chromosome 1, ASM411807v1, whole genome shotgun sequence DNA harbors:
- the LOC114163377 gene encoding L-ascorbate oxidase homolog: protein MEMRGIILGVLMSLVVMVRGEDPYIYHTWNVTYGIISPLGVPQQGILINGKFPGPSINTTSNNNLIVNVFNNLDEPLLFTWSGIQQRKNSWQDGVPGTNCPIPPGTNFTYRMQVKDQIGSFFYYPSTALHRAAGGFGSHRINSRLLIPVPYHDPEDEYDVVIGDWYTKSHTTLRKFLDSGRSIGRPEGVLINGKTAKGDGSDEPLFTMKPGKTYKYRVCNVGMKFSLNFRIQGHPLTVVEMEGSHVVQNQYESLDVHIGGCFSLLVTADKDPKDYYMVASTRFSKTVLTAKGIIRYTNSKSGPSPDIPEAPVGWAWSLNQFRSFRWNLTASAARPNPQGSYKYAKIEITRTIKLVNSVSRENGKLRYALNGVSHEDPETPVKLAEYFGVADKVFKYNTIKDDPSSDVGASVKIHPNVLNLEHRKFIEIIFENPEKSIQSYHIDGYAFFAVAIEPGKWTPDKRDNYNPLDAVNRHTIQVFPKSWAAVLLSTDNVGMWNLRSMITENMYLGQQMYLSIITPERSLRDEYNIPDNALLCGIVKDLPKPPPYT from the exons ATGGAGATGCGAGGCATAATTTTGGGGGTGTTGATGAGCCTGGTGGTGATGGTGCGGGGTGAAGACCCTTATATCTACCATACATGGAACGTTACCTATGGCATCATCTCTCCGTTGGGAGTACCGCAGCAAGGCATTCTCATCAATGGCAAATTCCCAGGACCCAGTATTAATACAACCAGCAATAACAATCTAATAGTCAATGTCTTCAATAATCTTGACGAGCCTCTTCTTTTTACATg GAGTGGCATCCAACAGAGAAAGAATTCGTGGCAAGATGGGGTACCCGGAACAAACTGCCCCATTCCTCCAGGGACAAACTTCACGTATCGTATGCAGGTGAAGGACCAGATAGGTAGTTTCTTCTATTACCCGAGCACAGCGTTGCACAGGGCAGCTGGTGGTTTTGGGTCGCACCGTATAAACAGCAGGTTGCTGATTCCAGTGCCGTACCATGATCCCGAGGACGAATACGACGTTGTGATCGGTGACTGGTACACAAAGAGCCACACCACTCTGAGGAAGTTCTTGGATAGCGGTCGCTCCATTGGGAGGCCTGAAGGTGTTCTAATCAACGGCAAAACGGCTAAAGGTGATGGAAGTGACGAGCCACTGTTCACCATGAAGCCTGGAAAGACCTACAAATACCGAGTATGCAACGTAGGAATGAAATTTTCACTCAACTTCAGGATCCAAGGCCACCCGTTGACGGTTGTTGAGATGGAAGGCTCCCATGTGGTGCAAAACCAATACGAGTCTCTGGACGTCCATATAGGTGGTTGCTTCTCTCTCCTTGTCACAGCAGACAAGGACCCAAAGGATTACTACATGGTGGCTTCCACGCGCTTCAGCAAGACTGTTCTCACAGCCAAAGGCATCATCCGTTACACAAATAGCAAGAGTGGTCCCTCTCCTGACATCCCGGAGGCTCCAGTCGGCTGGGCTTGGTCTCTCAATCAATTCCGTTCCTTCCGCTGGAATCTCACTGCCAGCGCCGCCAGGCCCAACCCTCAGGGTTCCTACAAATACGCCAAAATCGAAATTACCCGTACCATCAAGCTCGTCAACTCCGTCAGTAGGGAAAACGGTAAGCTTCGCTATGCCCTCAATGGTGTCTCCCACGAAGACCCCGAAACTCCAGTCAAGCTAGCTGAATACTTTGGAGTTGCTGACAAGGTTTTCAAATATAATACTATCAAAGACGACCCATCCTCTGACGTTGGAGCCTCTGTTAAAATTCATCCAAATGTTCTCAATCTTGAACATCGTAAATTCATCGAGATCATCTTTGAGAACCCTGAAAAATCAATCCAGTCATATCACATAGATGGTTATGCATTCTTCGCTGTCGC CATAGAGCCTGGCAAATGGACCCCAGATAAGAGGGACAACTACAACCCTCTCGATGCCGTCAACAGGCACACAATTCAGGTCTTCCCAAAATCTTGGGCCGCCGTCTTGTTGTCAACCGACAACGTTGGAATGTGGAACTTGAGATCGATGATTACTGAAAATATGTATCTTGGCCAACAGATGTACTTGAGCATTATCACCCCGGAGCGTTCTCTCAGAGACGAGTACAATATTCCGGATAACGCCTTACTTTGCGGTATTGTTAAGGATTTGCCAAAGCCACCACCATATACCTAA